In Lasioglossum baleicum chromosome 1, iyLasBale1, whole genome shotgun sequence, the genomic window ttcacattccgcattatttatgttatattactgtttttcttacaacccacggttcccgtgaaaattgagaaaacgtggtttttaaactcattttgctcgaatatcttctaaactacttatctcaccgcatttctgtctgacaattcctgtagattttcacattccgcattatttatgttatattactatttttcttacaacccacggttcccgtgaaaattgagaaaacgtggtttttaaactcattttgctcgaatatcttctaaactacttatcccaccgcatttctgtttgacaattcctgtagattttcacataccgcattatttatgttatattactatttttcttgcaacccacggttcccgagaaaattgagaaaacgttgattttaaactcattttgctcgaataacttctaaactacttatccccccgcgtttctgtttgacaattcctgcagattttcaaattccgcattatttatgttatatttctatttttcttacaacccacggttcccgtgaaaattgagaaatcgtggtttttaaactcattttgctcgaatatcttctaaactacttatcccaccgcatttctgtctgacaattcctgtagattttcacataccgcattatttatgttatattactatttttcttacaacccacggttcccgggaaaattgagaaaacgttgtttttaaactcattttgctcgaatatcttctaaactacttatcccaccgcatttctgtttgacaattcctgtagattttcacataccgcattatttatgttatattactatttttcttacaacccacggttcccgagaaaattgagaaaacgttgtttttaaactcattttgctcgaatatcttctaaactacttatcccaccgcatttctgtttgacaattcctgcagattttcaaattccgcattatttatgttatatttctatttttcttacaacccacggttcccgtgaaaattgagaaatcgtggtttttaaactcattttgctcgaatatcttctaaactacttatcccaccgcatttctgtctgacaattcctgtagattttcacataccgcattatttatgttatattactatttttcttacaacccacggttcccgagaaaattgagaaaacgttgtttttaaactcattttgctcgaatatcttctaaactacttatcccaccgcatttctgtctgacaattcctgtagattttcacattccgcattatttatgttatattactgtttttcttacaacccacggttcccgtgaaaattgagaaaacgtggtttttaaactcattttgctcgaatatcttctaaactacttatcccaccgcatttctgtttgacaattcctgtagattttcacattccgcattatttatgttatattactttttttcgtacaatccacggttgccgagaaaattgagaaaacgttgttttttaactcattttgctcgaatatcttctaaactacttatcccaccgcatttctgtatgacaattcctgtagattttcacattccgcattttttatgtcacattactttttttcgtacaatccacggttcccgagaaaattgagaatacgttgtttttaaactcattttgctcgaatatcttctaaactacttatcccaccgcatttctgtctgacaattcctgtagattttcacataccgcattatttatgttatattactatttttcttacaaaccacggttcccgagaaaattgagaaaacgttgtttttaaactcattttgctcgaatatcttctaaactacttatcccaccgcatttctgtttgacaattcctgcagattttcaaattccgcattatttatgttatatttctatttttcttacaacccacggttcccgagaaaattgagaaaacgttgtttttaaactcattttgctcgaatatcttctaaactacttatcccaccgcatttctgtctgacaattcctgtagattttcacattccgcattatttatgttatattactgtttttcttacaacccacggttcccgtgaaaattgagaaaacgtggtttttaaactcattttgctcgaatatcttctaaactacttatcccaccgcatttctgtttgacaattcctgtagattttcacattccgcattatttatgttatattactttttttcgtacaatccacggttgccgagaaaattgagaaaacgttgttttttaactcattttgctcgaatatcttctaaactacttatcccaccgcatttctgtatgacaattcctgtagattttcacattccgcattttttatgtcacattactttttttcgtacaatccacggttcccgagaaaattgagaatacgttgtttttaaactcattttgctcgaatatcttctaaactacttatcccaccgcatttctgtttcactattcctgtagattttcacattccgcattatttatgttatattactatttttcttacaacccacggttcccgtgaaaattgagaaaacgtggtttttaaactcattttgctcgaatatcttctaaactacttatcccaccgcatttctctttgacaattcctgtatattttcacgttccgcattatttatgttatattactgttcGCGAGCGAATCGAGCGAGCGTCGGCGAGCTCGACACACCGTCATTCGTCCCGTCGTGACGTCAGCGTCCGATCGCGATTTCACGCGAAGTCGATCATCGGCTCGCGCTCCGACTTCGGGTATCGACAGGATCACGCGACGATGATCCACCAATCATCGATCCGTCATACTCGCGTGATCCTGTCGAGCCAATCATCCAACGACACCGCTCTGAGGAATCTCCGGGTCCTCGAAAACGGACCAGATTCCGAACACTCTTTGTCATCTCCCATCGCGGAATAATCATACAATCGATCTTTGTACTGTGGCTAAAACGGGTTACAACGCCGTCTCTCATCATCGTCTATTCTCATTCTCGACAGTAAATACAGTCCGCTCGCAATCATTCAATTTGAGTGTACTCGTACAAGTTATTTTCCACGGCCTCTCACTTTCTCGCACAGCGCTGTGTGTAGTCACCGGCAACATCGAGTACGGGTTACTAAGTGTTCGCTCTACTCCGCTACATaaatttggtccttcgagccggatagaaAGTGAAAAGTTCGACCGCCGTTCATTCATCCACCATGGGGGACTATCCACGCCAAGCGATGCTACAGCGGAAGATCCTACGGACcgtggaaaatttcaaaaagatcGGGCAAGCCAACGTGACTCTGGAGAAAGTCCTGGGCCGCCTCTCCATTCTCGAGGACGTGTGGATCGCATTCCAGGAAGGTCATCTCGCCCTGCTCGCGTCGACCACTGAGGAGGAGCGGCTTGAAACTCCGTACTTCACGGAGGAGCAGTTCGACTCCACGGAAGACGCCTACCTCATCGCCAAGGACTACCTGCTAGAAGCGAAAACGTCCCTGGAACCGAAAGTCGTGAGTCCATTACAATGTCCGAGCGATAAAGGCTTTATCTCAACTGTTAGGCCGTCGTTAGATCTCACGCACTTACCTCACGTTCCGTTACCTCCGTTCGATGGCGATTTTAATAACTGGGAAACGTTCCGGGACCGTTTTAAAGGCCTGATCATTGCGAATCGCGATCTCTCAGACTCCACTCGCATGCATTATCTTGTCTCCTCATTGACTGGTCCCGCGCTTGAGGCTATACAGCACATTTCAGTTACTTCCGATAATTTTTCAATCGCGTGGGCCACCTTAACCTCGCGGTTCGAAAGCAAGCGCATTCTGATTAAGACTCACTTGTCCAATCTCATCGACCTACCGCACGTTAAACAGGAATCCGCGAGCGAACTCCAAGCGTTGATCGATCGCGCTAACGCCGCTGTATCAAGTTTAAAAAAGCTCGATCGTTCTCCTGAGCAGATCGGTGAGGACATGCTCGTACATCTGGTCACTCGCAAACTCGACACAATTACGTTGGAGAAATGGACTGCCTTTTCCGCGGAAAAGCCCGGAATCTCGACTTTTACGGAATTGTCGAATTACATTGCGTCGCGCACTAAGATTCTCAACGAAGTCGCTCTTAATATTGTACGCGGTTCGGATGAGACGACGACAAGCGCGACCAGTCTTCACGTTGCTACGCCGATCGGGCCCGTTCCGCATACAGATCCCGCCTCCAACGGATCATATTCCGGGTGTCCCCTGTGTCATTCGCGACATTATTTAAGTAATTGTCGATCTTATTTGGCCGAGCCTCAGAGTAAACGTCGCGAGATCATTATCCGGTTGAAGCGATGTCTTAATTGTCTCAGTCGCCGACATGCAACCACTGAATGTACTAGTAAATATTCGTGCCGAGTTTGCCAACAACGTCATCACTCGTCGTTACACCACGAAGCGGACTCTCGCGCGATGACGTCAGCCTCCTCGCTCCCGCGAACGGTGACGGCGAACCACGTTTCGGACCAGTATACATTAGGCGGCGAATCTGCCGTGACGTCACTCCGCGCGTCAACATCTCACGGCTCCGCGTCACGCGTACTCTTAGCCACCGCATGGGTAAGAGTACGTGTCCCGTCAGGACAAGAAGCAATTATTCGCGCATTGCTGGACCAGGGGTCCGAAGCGACTCTAGTGTCCGAAAATCTGGTTCAAACGCTGCGAGCGAAACGTATCCCGCGGAACGTAAAAGTGTCGGCTGTAGGCGGTGTTGACGTTAAAGACGTTCGTTCGGTCATCGCGATACAAATTACGCCGGTAACGTCCAACACTCCCGTGCTTTACACAACCGCATTAGTCTTGCCCTCGCTGACACAGTACCGTGCACAGTCAATTCCGGATCCATCGTCCCTTCCGTATCTCGCCGGTCTTCCGTTGGCCGATGCGGATCCCTCAACTCATCATCCAGTAGACATAATTATCGGCGCCGATTTATTTGGGGACGTAATCCTCAACGGACTTCGTAAGGGAATGCATGGACAGCCCATCGCACAGCAGTCGATTTTCGGGTGGGTGATTTCGGGTCCTATTCCATCCCGATCCGACGATCTTAATCCTTCACATAGTCTGCTCAGTCACAATGTGACAATTCGTTGCACGAGCCCCGATACTCCAATCGACACTCTCGAAGCGGAATTGCGGCGATTCTGGGAGGTGGAGTGCATTCCTCGCGCTACACCGCGATTAACGGCGTCGGAACGACAGTGTGAAGAACACTTTCGAGACACACATTCGCGCACGTCAGACGGTCGTTTTCAGGTTCGGCTCCCATTCAAGCAGGACCCGCCATTCGATATCGGACAGTCGCGACCAATCGCGGAAAAAATGTATCGTTCGCTGGGTCGCAAATTTCAGAAAAACCCAGAACTTCGGCGAGAGTACTCAGCGTTTATGAGCGAATACGAAAGACTCGGCCATATGGAGCGCGTGAACACCGGCTCTTCACTCCCTGATCGCACAATATACATCCCGCACCACCCAGTTCTCCGGCCATCTAGTTCGACCACACACTTGCGTGTGGTATTCAATGCCTCGGCACTCACATCGAATGGCCGCTCATTGAACGATTTCTTGCTTTCCGGGCCGAAGCTTCAGACGGATCTCCCATCCGTCATCCTGCGATGGCGACATCATCGTTACGTATACACCGCTGATATTGCGAAAATGTATCGTCAAATCCTAGTAGACCCTCGCGATACAAGTTTCCAGCGAATCCTCTGGCATGACTCTCCGTCACAGGCGCCTCATGAATTTTCGCTACGCACCGTCACATACGGTATGACGTGCGCTCCATTTCTCGCACTTCGAGTCCTCCAGCAACTCGCTTTCGTCGAAGGCGCAGATTTTCCACTCGCGATTCCCATTCTAAAGGATCAAATTTACGTCGATGATGTTTTGTTCGGGGATGATACACTCGACACCGTTCGCACTCTTCGTGACCAACTCACTGGTCTCCTTCGCCGAGGTAAATTCGAACTTCGGAAATGGGCAAGTAATTCCCCCACACTCCTGCAGGACATCGATCCAACCAATCATGGGCTAGCTTGCTCAATAGATCTCGCCGTAGACGACAGCGTAAAAGTCCTTGGCGTTTCTTGGAACCCGTCGCGCGACCAGTTTATAATCAACATTGCTTTACCGACAGTTCCCCCGCGTACCAAACGTTCGATCCTTGCAACCATTGCAAAATTATACGATCCATTGGGCTGGGTCACCCCTGCGACTATCACAGCAAAGATATTCATGCAAACTCTATGGCGTCGTCACCACCAGTGGGACGAGCCCCTCTCGTTAGATTTGGTCAATCAATGGGAAACCATCTATTCAGGTTTATCACAATTGCACGACCTTAGCTTAGCCCGATGGACTGGTCTGTTGTCAAATGCCCATACCATCGAACTTCATGGGTTTTCAGACGCCTCGTCCTACGCTTATGCTGCGGTCGTCTATTTGAAGGTCATCACTCATGACGGAACGGCCGTCATATCCCTCCTAACTGGGAAGTCAAAGGTCGCGCCGATCACTCCAACCTCCGTTCCGAGGCTCGAATTATCTGCAGCCGTGTTATTGGCTCATCTAATAGAATTCGTCCGCCCGTCACTGGGCTCGAGATCCGTCTCCTGCTACTGCTGGACGGATTCGTCCATCGTTCTCGCCTGGTTACGCGATCACCCATCGCGATGGAAAACGTTCGTTGCGCACCGAGTCCACGACattcaatgtcgcgttcccGACTCCGAATGGCGTCACGTACCTACGTCTTGCAATCCAGCCGATTGCGCATCACGCGGTTTGTTCGGTCAGGAATTGCGCGATCATCCATTGTGGTGGACGGGCCCCCAATGGCTACGCTGGCCTCAACACTGTTGGCCTTCCGACCCCCCGGCCCCCACTGACGTACCTCTCTCGGAGGCAAGATCCGCTGCGGTGCACACCTGTTCGCAAACTTCTTCATGGACTCTCGCTTCTCGGTTCTCATCCTGGGCGAAGTTAATCCGAATCACCGCGTACTTATTCAAATTCATTCACGCCCTTCACGCCCGGAAAAATACTTCATCACCGATTTCCTCTAACGGTCGCACCGTGTCGGTCGACGAGTGCTCGGAAGCTCGCATCTTTTGGATAAAGTCCATACAACGCGAACAATTCCCAACGGAGCTTGAAGCCCTCACTCACGGTCGATCTCTCTCCACCAAAAGCTCAATCATGTCTCTTAATCCCTTTATCGACAGCGACGGCATACTTCGTGTCGGAGGGCGACTTCATAAAGCTCCGATTCCCATTGCTCAAAAACACCCAATTCTGTTAGCGTCTCACTCGCTAGTCGACTTGATCATTTCCCAAGCACATCTTCGAACATTACACGGAGGGGTACAGCTCACTTTAAGCACGCTCCGTCGAGAATTTTGGATATTGAGCGCGCGATCTCTTGTCAAACGCGTCATTCACCGGTGTGTAGTCTGCGTACGCGAACGGGCGAAGGTTCCGGAGCAACTCATGGGTAGCTTGCCCGCCGCGAGAGTAAATTCACCTCTCCAATGTTTTTCGCATTGTGGCGTTGACTATGCCGGACCAGTTCAAGTCCGAGCATCCGCCGGCCGAGGCATTAAAACCCGCAAAGCGTACATCGCACTCTTCATCTGCTTAGCCAGTCGTGCCATCCATCTAGAACTTGTCGGGGATTACTCTACCCCGGCGTTTTTAAACGCATTTGATCGATTCTGCTCGCGGCGTGGACTTCCGTCCGACATGTATTCGGATAACGGTACGACTTTCGCCGGCGCCAATAATGAATTGGCTCGCGCGTACCGCGCAGCTTTACGCGACCCTAACTTTCAGAATAAATCGGCTCACGACAAGATTTCGTGGCACTTCATTCCTCCAGTAGCACCACATTTCGGCGGGTTGTGGGAAGCTGGGGTGCGCAGTGTGAAGCATCATTTACGCCGCGTATTAGGTGATCGCATGCTCTCTTTTGAAGAGTTCACGACGCTTCTATGTCGAATCGAGGCCTGCCTGAATTCGAGACCGATCGCCCCCCTCTCCGACGCGCTGGACGACTGCGAACCATTAACTCCGGGGCATTTTCTCATAGGGACTACTTCCCCGGAGCCTTCCGTTTTACACCTCAACGAAAATCGCCTGTCGCGATGGCAATTAGTACGCCATAAAATCGAACGTTTTTGGAGATTGTGGCAATCTGACTACGTCAACACCCTCCAACAGCGTAGTCGATGGCGACAAACTCGAACCCCGTTGGAACTCGGACAACTAGTCCTAATTCGACATCCGACAGCTCCCCCATGTAAATGGAAGCTGGGTCGAGTCACGCGCCTCCACCCTGGGTCGGACGGACTCACACGAGTAGTCACGGTACGCACCGCTCACTCCGAATTCCAACGACCAATCGTACAACTCTGCGCTCTGCCTGTGAGCAGTTCCTCGACTTCGAATTAGATCGCGTCTATGTCTCGCGACCGTCATTGTACACAATCATAATGTCAATTTGGTGTCTCAAGTACTagctcattaaaaaaaaaaaaaaaaaaatgatgaaaagcATTCTAGCGCCTTCACTGCGGCGTCGGCTGCGTCCGACATTACTTTAAGACGATATTCGCACCTCCCTCGATTACTGTGTTGAAATCGAGATTTCAAGGCTGGCAGTATGTTCGCGAGCGAATCGAGCGAGCGTCGGCGAGCTCGACACACCGTCATTCGTCCCGTCGTGACGTCAGCGTCCGATCGCGATTTCACGCGAAGTCGATCATCGGCTCGCGCTCCGACTTCGGGTATCGACAGGATCACGCGACGATGATCCACCAATCATCGATCCGTCATACTCGCGTGATCCTGTCGAGCCAATCATCCAACGACACTGCTCTGAGGAATCTCCGGGTCCTCGAAAACGGACCAGATTCCGAACACTCTTTGTCATCTCCCATCGCGGAATAATCATACAATCGATCTTTGTACTGTGGCTAAAACGGGTTACAACGCCGTCTCTCATCATCGTCTATTCTCATTCTCGACAGTAAATACAGTCCGCTCGCAATCATTCAATTTGAGTGTACTCGTACAAGTTATTTTCCACGGCCTCTCACTTTCTCGCACAGCGCTGTGTGTAGTCACCGGCAACATCGAGTACGGGTTACTAAGTGTTCGCTCTACTCCGCTacaattactttttttcttacagcccacggttgccgagaaaattgagaaaacgttgtttttaaactcattttgctcgaatatcttctaaactacttatcccaccgcatttctgtttgacaattcctgtagattttcaaattccgcattatttatgttatattactatttttcttacaacccacggttcccgtgaaaattgagaaatcgtggtttttaaactcattttgctcgaatatcttctaaactacttatcccaccgcatttctgtttgacaattcctgtagattttcacataccgcattatttatgttatattactctttttcgtgcaatccacggttgccgagaaaattgagaaaacgttgtttttaaactcattttgctcgaatatcttctaaactacttatcccaacggatttctgtatgacaattcctgtagattttcacattccgcattatttatgttatattactctttttcgtgcaatccacggttgccgagaaaattgagaaaacgttgtttttaaactcattttgctcgaatatcttctaaactacttatcccaccgcatttctctttgacaattcctgtagattttcacattccgcatcttttatgtcatattacttttttcgtacatcccacggttcccgagaaaattgagaaaacgttgtttttaaactcattttgctcgaatatcttctaaactacttatcccaccgcatttctgtttgacaattcctgtagattttcacataccgcattatttatgttatattacgtttattcttacaacccacggttcccgagaaaattgagaaaacgttgtttttaaactcattttgctcgaatatcttctaaactacttatcccaacggatttctgtatgacaattcctgtagattttcacattccgcattatttatgttatattactttttttcatgcaatccacggttgccgagaaaattgagaaaacgttgtttttaaactcattttgctcgaatatcttctaaactactaatcccaccgcatttctctttgacaattcatgtagattttcacattccgcatcttttatgtcatattacttttctcgtacatcgcacggttcccgagaaaattgagaaaacgttgtttttaaactcattttgctcgaatatcttctaaactacttatcccaccgcatttctgtttgacaattcctgtagattttcaataccgcattatttatgttatattacgttttttcttacaacccacggttcccgagaaaattgagaaaacgttgtttttaaactcattttgcacgaatatcttctaaactacttatcccaccgcatttctgtttgacaattcctgtagattttcacattccgcattatttatgttatattactttttttcgtacaatccacggttgccgagaaaattgagaaaacgttgtttttaaactcattttgctcgaatatcttctaaactacttatcccaccgcatttctctttgacaattcctgtagattttcacattccccatcttttatttcatattacttttttcgtacatcccacggttcccgagaaaattgagaaaacgttgtttttaaactcattttgctcgaatatcttctaaactacttatcccaccgcatttctgtctgacaattcctgtagattttcacattccgcattatttatgttatattactatttttcttacaacccacggttcccgtgaaaattgagaaaacgtggtttttaaactcattttgctcgaatatcttctaaactacttatcccaccgcatttctgtttgacaattcctgtagattttcacataccgcattatttatgttatattactatttttcttacaacccacggttcccgagaaaattgagaaaacgttgtttttaaactcattttgctcgaatatcttctaaactacttatcccaccgcatttctgtttgacaattcctgcagattttcaaattccgcattatttatgttatattactatttttcttacaacccacggttcccgtgaaaattgagaaatcgtggtttttaaactcattttgctcgaatatcttctaaactacttatcccaccgcatttctgtctgacaattcctgtagattttcacataccgcattatttatgttatattactatttttcttacaacccacggttcccgagaaaattgagaaaacgttgtttttaaactcattttgctcgaatatcttctaaactacttatcccaccgcatttctgtctgacaattcctgtagattttcacattccgcattatttatgttatattactatttttcttacaacccacggttcccgtgaaaattgagaaaacgtggtttttaaactcattttgctcgaatatcttctaaactacttatcccaccgcatttctgtttgacaattcctgtagatt contains:
- the LOC143216578 gene encoding uncharacterized protein LOC143216578, coding for MGDYPRQAMLQRKILRTVENFKKIGQANVTLEKVLGRLSILEDVWIAFQEGHLALLASTTEEERLETPYFTEEQFDSTEDAYLIAKDYLLEAKTSLEPKVVSPLQCPSDKGFISTVRPSLDLTHLPHVPLPPFDGDFNNWETFRDRFKGLIIANRDLSDSTRMHYLVSSLTGPALEAIQHISVTSDNFSIAWATLTSRFESKRILIKTHLSNLIDLPHVKQESASELQALIDRANAAVSSLKKLDRSPEQIGEDMLVHLVTRKLDTITLEKWTAFSAEKPGISTFTELSNYIASRTKILNEVALNIVRGSDETTTSATSLHVATPIGPVPHTDPASNGSYSGCPLCHSRHYLSNCRSYLAEPQSKRREIIIRLKRCLNCLSRRHATTECTSKYSCRVCQQRHHSSLHHEADSRAMTSASSLPRTVTANHVSDQYTLGGESAVTSLRASTSHGSASRVLLATAWVRVRVPSGQEAIIRALLDQGSEATLVSENLVQTLRAKRIPRNVKVSAVGGVDVKDVRSVIAIQITPVTSNTPVLYTTALVLPSLTQYRAQSIPDPSSLPYLAGLPLADADPSTHHPVDIIIGADLFGDVILNGLRKGMHGQPIAQQSIFGWVISGPIPSRSDDLNPSHSLLSHNVTIRCTSPDTPIDTLEAELRRFWEVECIPRATPRLTASERQCEEHFRDTHSRTSDGRFQVRLPFKQDPPFDIGQSRPIAEKMYRSLGRKFQKNPELRREYSAFMSEYERLGHMERVNTGSSLPDRTIYIPHHPVLRPSSSTTHLRVVFNASALTSNGRSLNDFLLSGPKLQTDLPSVILRWRHHRYVYTADIAKMYRQILVDPRDTSFQRILWHDSPSQAPHEFSLRTVTYGMTCAPFLALRVLQQLAFVEGADFPLAIPILKDQIYVDDVLFGDDTLDTVRTLRDQLTGLLRRGKFELRKWASNSPTLLQDIDPTNHGLACSIDLAVDDSVKVLGVSWNPSRDQFIINIALPTVPPRTKRSILATIAKLYDPLGWVTPATITAKIFMQTLWRRHHQWDEPLSLDLVNQWETIYSGLSQLHDLSLARWTGLLSNAHTIELHGFSDASSYAYAAVVYLKVITHDGTAVISLLTGKSKVAPITPTSVPRLELSAAVLLAHLIEFVRPSLGSRSVSCYCWTDSSIVLAWLRDHPSRWKTFVAHRVHDIQCRVPDSEWRHVPTSCNPADCASRGLFGQELRDHPLWWTGPQWLRWPQHCWPSDPPAPTDVPLSEARSAAVHTCSQTSSWTLASRFSSWAKLIRITAYLFKFIHALHARKNTSSPISSNGRTVSVDECSEARIFWIKSIQREQFPTELEALTHGRSLSTKSSIMSLNPFIDSDGILRVGGRLHKAPIPIAQKHPILLASHSLVDLIISQAHLRTLHGGVQLTLSTLRREFWILSARSLVKRVIHRCVVCVRERAKVPEQLMGSLPAARVNSPLQCFSHCGVDYAGPVQVRASAGRGIKTRKAYIALFICLASRAIHLELVGDYSTPAFLNAFDRFCSRRGLPSDMYSDNGTTFAGANNELARAYRAALRDPNFQNKSAHDKISWHFIPPVAPHFGGLWEAGVRSVKHHLRRVLGDRMLSFEEFTTLLCRIEACLNSRPIAPLSDALDDCEPLTPGHFLIGTTSPEPSVLHLNENRLSRWQLVRHKIERFWRLWQSDYVNTLQQRSRWRQTRTPLELGQLVLIRHPTAPPCKWKLGRVTRLHPGSDGLTRVVTVRTAHSEFQRPIVQLCALPVSSSSTSN